Proteins encoded within one genomic window of Rhododendron vialii isolate Sample 1 chromosome 1a, ASM3025357v1:
- the LOC131302495 gene encoding zinc finger BED domain-containing protein RICESLEEPER 2-like isoform X2, translated as MKEVIDKNSDNEKEYMKAMALKMKIKFDKYWGECNLLMALGAVLDPRYKMTLIDCCFPEIYTELEAARNSSIVLQSLHELYKDVVSGGIKKMGGGRSKFESFVRKADIIQPVKSELDIYLEEGVYICDENSDSHFDALEWWKANNLKFRILYRMAADILSIPITSVASESTFSAGGRVIDPYRSSLATEMVEMLLCGADFVRAQHGLKKRSETEEPTIQEIILP; from the exons ATGAAAGAAGTAATTGATAAAAATTCGGACAACGAAAAGGAGTACATGAAAGCGATGGCTTTGAAGATGAAGATAAAGTTTGACAAGTATTGGGGTGAGTGTAATCTATTGATGGCCTTGGGGGCTGTGTTGGATCCAAGATACAAAATGACGCTTATTGACTGTTGTTTCCCCGAGATATACACGGAGTTAGAAGCTGCGAGAAATAGTTCTATAGTGCTTCAGTCTCTTCATGAGCTTTATAAGGA tgttgtttcAGGGGGGATTAAAAAAATGGGTGGTGGAAGATCCAAGTTTGAGTCTTTTGTTAGAAAAGCGGACATCATTCAACCTGTGAAATCCGAATTGGACATTTATTTGGAAGAAGGTGTCTACATTTGTGATGAAAACTCAGATTCCCATTTTGATGCATTAGAGTGGTGGAAAGCAAACAATTTGAAGTTTCGCATATTGTATAGGATGGCAGCTGACATATTATCAATTCCTATTACCTCTGTGGCTTCAGAATCCACATTTAGTGCTGGAGGTAGGGTGATTGATCCATACCGCTCATCATTAGCAACTGAAATGGTTGAGATGTTACTTTGTGGAGCTGACTTTGTACGTGCACAACATGGACTCAAAAAGCGATCAGAa
- the LOC131302495 gene encoding zinc finger BED domain-containing protein RICESLEEPER 2-like isoform X1, which translates to MKEVIDKNSDNEKEYMKAMALKMKIKFDKYWGECNLLMALGAVLDPRYKMTLIDCCFPEIYTELEAARNSSIVLQSLHELYKEYVAAYSLVNIEQNSQQSAKEVCSSSVVSGGIKKMGGGRSKFESFVRKADIIQPVKSELDIYLEEGVYICDENSDSHFDALEWWKANNLKFRILYRMAADILSIPITSVASESTFSAGGRVIDPYRSSLATEMVEMLLCGADFVRAQHGLKKRSETEEPTIQEIILP; encoded by the coding sequence ATGAAAGAAGTAATTGATAAAAATTCGGACAACGAAAAGGAGTACATGAAAGCGATGGCTTTGAAGATGAAGATAAAGTTTGACAAGTATTGGGGTGAGTGTAATCTATTGATGGCCTTGGGGGCTGTGTTGGATCCAAGATACAAAATGACGCTTATTGACTGTTGTTTCCCCGAGATATACACGGAGTTAGAAGCTGCGAGAAATAGTTCTATAGTGCTTCAGTCTCTTCATGAGCTTTATAAGGAGTATGTTGCTGCGTATTCTCTTGTCAACATTGAGCAAAATTCACAGCAAAGTGCTAAAGAAGTTtgttcttctagtgttgtttcAGGGGGGATTAAAAAAATGGGTGGTGGAAGATCCAAGTTTGAGTCTTTTGTTAGAAAAGCGGACATCATTCAACCTGTGAAATCCGAATTGGACATTTATTTGGAAGAAGGTGTCTACATTTGTGATGAAAACTCAGATTCCCATTTTGATGCATTAGAGTGGTGGAAAGCAAACAATTTGAAGTTTCGCATATTGTATAGGATGGCAGCTGACATATTATCAATTCCTATTACCTCTGTGGCTTCAGAATCCACATTTAGTGCTGGAGGTAGGGTGATTGATCCATACCGCTCATCATTAGCAACTGAAATGGTTGAGATGTTACTTTGTGGAGCTGACTTTGTACGTGCACAACATGGACTCAAAAAGCGATCAGAa